A window of the Alnus glutinosa chromosome 4, dhAlnGlut1.1, whole genome shotgun sequence genome harbors these coding sequences:
- the LOC133865956 gene encoding trihelix transcription factor DF1-like yields the protein MLGDSGSSVLGSSGDAVAAMAASVLAQEGAEVGGVGSNSGEEDKGYNRADEGERSYGGNRWPRQETLALLKIRSDMGVVFRDASVKGPLWEEVSRKLAELGFHRSAKKCKEKFENVYKYHKRTKEGRTGKADGKTYRFFDQLEALESNPPIQSPTPPKPQPHQTAPVAVVASTTTVAMQPLANPPRQLPPQITVTSAAHTMNMSQGAIHVTPPINLTTIPSFPQANPTVLPPPPPFPNLSADLISNSTSSSTSSDEELDGVRRRRKRKWKDFFERLMKEVVEKQEELQKRFLEAIEKRERERMVREEAWRVQEMARINREREILAQERSIAAAKDAAVMAFLQKISEQQNPGQVIQYSLPQPQAAKPAPPPPAAKPALPPQPAPVSTLAVTLPAQPVTGLEIQKLDNGENFTPTGSSRWPKVEVQALINLRTNLDAKYQDSGPKGPLWEEISAAMRRIGYNRSAKRCKEKWENINKYFKKVKESNKKRPEDSKTCPYFHQLDALYRERNKFENPSANQVKPDNSMVPLMVRPEQQWPPRQEEHPRDAAMEDAESEPMDQNQEEDDKDIGDDDEDEEEDEGGENYEIVASKPASMGAAE from the exons aTGCTGGGGGACTCAGGCAGCAGTGTGTTGGGGAGCTCCGGAGATGCGGTGGCGGCCATGGCAGCGTCTGTGCTAGCTCAGGAGGGCGCGGAGGTTGGCGGCGTTGGATCAAATTCAGGTGAAGAAGATAAGGGTTATAATAGGGCTGACGAGGGCGAGCGCAGCTACGGCGGAAACCGGTGGCCTCGACAGGAGACTTTGGCGCTCCTGAAGATACGCTCCGACATGGGCGTGGTTTTCAGGGACGCAAGTGTAAAGGGTCCATTGTGGGAGGAGGTTTCCAG GAAGCTGGCAGAACTTGGTTTTCATCGTAGCGCCAAGAAATGCAAGGAGAAATTCGAGAACGTGTACAAGTACCACAAGAGAACCAAAGAAGGCCGCACGGGGAAAGCCGACGGAAAGACTTATCGTTTCTTCGATCAATTAGAGGCTCTCGAAAGCAATCCTCCAATTCAATCACCGACGCCGCCAAAGCCTCAGCCTCATCAGACGGCTCCGGTGGCAGTAGTAGCATCAACGACGACAGTGGCAATGCAGCCATTAGCTAACCCTCCAAGACAGCTTCCTCCTCAGATCACTGTTACATCCGCAGCGCACACAATGAATATGTCTCAAGGCGCCATTCATGTCACGCCGCCGATAAACCTTACTACAATCCCTTCGTTTCCACAAGCAAACCCTACAGTTCTCCCACCGCCACCGCCTTTTCCAAACCTTTCAGCGGATCTTATATCCAATTCCACTTCTTCCTCCACTTCCTCGGACGAAGAGCTGGATGGCGTGCGgcggaggaggaagaggaaatGGAAGGACTTCTTCGAGAGGCTAATGAAGGAGGTGGTAGAGAAGCAAGAAGAGCTGCAGAAAAGGTTCTTGGAAGCCATAGAGAAGCGCGAACGCGAGCGCATGGTTCGAGAAGAAGCTTGGAGAGTGCAAGAGATGGCAAGAATTAATAGAGAGCGCGAGATATTAGCCCAAGAAAGATCCATAGCCGCCGCCAAGGacgccgcagtgatggcattcTTGCAGAAAATATCGGAACAGCAAAACCCAGGTCAAGTAATTCAATATAGTCTACCGCAGCCACAGGCAGCGAAACCGGCGCCACCACCTCCGGCGGCAAAGCCGGCATTGCCACCACAACCAGCACCGGTATCGACCCTGGCGGTGACACTGCCGGCACAACCGGTGACAGGTTTGGAAATCCAGAAGCTTGATAATGGGGAGAATTTCACGCCGACAGGCTCCTCTCGATGGCCGAAAGTAGAGGTTCAAGCTTTGATCAATCTCAGGACAAATCTTGATGCGAAGTATCAAGACAGCGGGCCTAAAGGGCCTCTGTGGGAGGAGATCTCGGCGGCAATGAGAAGGATTGGATACAACCGAAGTGCGAAGAGATGCAAAGAGAAGTGGGAGAACATCAATAAGTACTTCAAGAAGGTGAAGGAGAGCAACAAGAAGAGGCCGGAGGATTCGAAGACGTGTCCGTACTTTCACCAGCTAGATGCTCTATACAGAGAGAGGAACAAGTTTGAAAACCCATCAGCGAATCAAGTAAAGCCCGATAACAGCATGGTTCCATTGATGGTGCGGCCGGAGCAGCAATGGCCTCCCCGGCAAGAGGAGCACCCACGAGACGCGGCAATGGAAGACGCGGAAAGCGAGCCAATGGATCAAAACCAGGAAGAGGACGATAAGGATATTGGAGATGATGATGAGGACGAGGAAGAGGACGAGGGGGGTGAGAATTATGAGATAGTCGCAAGTAAACCTGCTTCAATGGGTGCAGCTGAGTGA
- the LOC133865899 gene encoding uncharacterized protein LOC133865899: protein MERNLPQGDMIPGGSSYGGFDLQGSMRVHHQAQHPHSMHQHQSHSRQGPSVHPSIHVGFPLTMGTMQNCDQTIPMADFNKGERSKNSVSDEDDPNFTEEGVDGHNEANRGKKGSQWQRVKWTDKMVRLLITAVSYIGEDAASDCGSGGRRKFAVLQKKGKWKCISKVIAERGYHVSPQQCEDKFNDLNKRYKKLNDMLGRGTSCQVVENPGLLDVIDYLSEKEKDDVRKILSSKQLFYEEMCSYHNGNRLHLPHDPELQHSLQLALRSKEDHDNDDVRRHQHDDLDEDDQDVETDDPDYFEENHISHGDNRGMYGVLGSSKKLKQSQGHEDVSFGNSLSSQDYNRSPYSHAPIAQADMNQALPESTKAAWLQKQWIGSRSLQLEEQKLQIQVEMLELEKQRFKWQRFSRKRDRELEKLRMENERMKLENERMLLELKQKEMSAGFN, encoded by the coding sequence ATGGAAAGGAATTTACCGCAAGGAGATATGATTCCAGGTGGGTCTTCCTACGGAGGGTTTGACTTGCAAGGATCAATGAGAGTTCATCATCAAGCACAACACCCGCATTCAATGCACCAACATCAGTCTCATTCTCGCCAAGGGCCTTCAGTACATCCCTCGATTCATGTGGGTTTCCCGCTCACAATGGGAACCATGCAAAACTGTGATCAAACCATTCCCATGGCAGATTTCAACAAGGGAGAGAGGAGCAAAAACTCGGTGAGCGATGAGGACGATCCAAACTTTACTGAAGAGGGTGTTGATGGTCATAATGAAGCAAACAGAGGGAAAAAGGGATCGCAATGGCAGCGTGTGAAGTGGACTGATAAGATGGTGAGGCTTCTGATTACTGCTGTTTCTTATATAGGAGAGGATGCTGCTTCAGATTGTGGTAGTGGGGGGAGAAGAAAATTTGCGGTGCTACAGAAAAAGGGTAAGTGGAAATGTATTTCAAAGGTCATAGCTGAGAGGGGTTATCATGTTTCGCCCCAGCAGTGTGAGGATAAATTCAACGACCTTAACAAAAGGTATAAGAAACTTAATGACATGCTTGGGAGGGGCACTTCTTGCCAGGTTGTTGAGAACCCTGGACTTTTGGATGTGATAGATTACCTGTcggagaaagagaaagatgatGTTAGGAAAATATTAAGCTCAAAGCAGTTGTTCTACGAAGAGATGTGTTCTTACCATAATGGCAACAGATTGCATTTGCCTCATGATCCAGAATTGCAGCATTCATTACAGTTGGCTCTTAGAAGTAAAGAAGACCATGATAATGATGACGTCAGGAGGCACCAACATGATGATCTTGATGAAGATGACCAAGATGTGGAAACTGATGATCCTGATTACTTTGAGGAGAATCACATTTCACATGGGGATAATAGGGGGATGTATGGAGTGTTAGGGTcatcaaagaaattaaaacaaagtCAGGGCCATGAAGATGTTAGTTTTGGGAATTCCTTGAGTTCCCAGGACTACAACAGAAGTCCTTATTCTCATGCACCAATTGCCCAAGCTGATATGAATCAAGCCTTACCTGAGAGCACAAAAGCAGCCTGGTTACAAAAGCAGTGGATTGGGTCGCGCTCGCTTCAGTTAGAAGAACAGAAGCTACAAATTCAAGTTGAAATGTTGGAATTGGAGAAACAGCGGTTCAAATGGCAGAGGTTTAGCAGGAAAAGAGACCGTGAGTTGGAAAAGCTGAGGATGGAAAATGAGAGGATGAAACTTGAGAATGAGCGTATGTTACTAGAATtgaaacaaaaggaaatgagtGCTGGCTTTAACTAG
- the LOC133866633 gene encoding sm-like protein LSM3A: MASEDDSAVKEPLDLIRLSLDERIYVKLRSDRELRGKLHAYDQHLNMILGDVEEIVTTVEIDDETYEEIVRTTRRTVPFLFVRGDGVILVSPPLRTA; the protein is encoded by the exons ATGGCGAGCGAGGATGATAGCGCAGTGAAGGAGCCTTTGGATCTCATTAGGCTCAGTCTCGACGAGCGCATCTACGTCAAGCTCCGATCCGACCGTGAACTCCGCGGCAAACTCCAT GCTTATGATCAACATTTGAATATGATCCTTGGTGATGTCGAAGAAATTGTTACCACTGTCGAAATTGATGATGAAACATATGAAGAGATAGTTCGG ACTACAAGGCGTACAGTGCCATTCCTCTTTGTTAGAGGAGATGGTGTGATATTGGTTTCCCCGCCGCTGAGGACAGCTTGA